Proteins co-encoded in one Malus sylvestris chromosome 9, drMalSylv7.2, whole genome shotgun sequence genomic window:
- the LOC126581874 gene encoding uncharacterized protein LOC126581874, producing the protein MVRRRINIMCLQETKWVGSKAKDLENSGFKLWYSGTNRTRNGVGIIVDKTLVQDVVDIKRVGDRIMAIKIVIGQELINVISAYAPQVGLDTSSKEKFWEDLGDLVQGIAQTEKLFIGGDLNGHVGRETGNYGGFHGGHGFGERNEDGEAILDFAMAYDLFLANTFFKKREEHVITYKSGSSKTQIDFLLMRKGDRITCKDCKVIPGESVANQHRLLVMDVHIKRVRQKNKTWKCPRTRWWNLKEEKQAIFKEKVITQCVWDREGEASQMWDSMASCIRKVAKEVLGESKGFAPHQKESWWWNEEVQTKVKAKKECCKALYKERTDENGERYRKAKQEAKKAVREAKLAAYDDMYKRLDTKEGELDIYKLARAREKKTRDLNQVRCIKDEDGNVLATENAVKDRWRGYFLLL; encoded by the exons atggtgaggagaaggataaatattatgtgcctacaagaaactaagtgggttggtagtaaggcaaaggatctagaaaactcagggtttaaactttggtattcgggcacaaatagaacgagaaacggtgttggcatcatcgtggacaagaccttggtacaagatgttgtagatatcaagagggtaggagatagaatcatggcaatcaagattgtaataggacaagaacttatcaatgtgattagtgcgtacgcacctcaagtagggttggatacgagttcgaaggagaaattttgggaagatcttggagacttggtgcaaggaattgctcagacggagaagttatttataggaggagatttaaatggacacgtgggcagggagacaggcaactatggaggttttcatggtggccatggttttggggagagaaacgaggatggggaagctatcttggattttgcaatggcatatgatctcttcttagccaacaccttctttaagaagagagaagaacatgtgatcacctacaagagtgggtcgtcaaaaacacaaatagattttcttctaatgaggaaaggggatcgtataacttgtaaggattgcaaagttataccaggagagagcgtggctaatcaacatcgcttgttggtgatggatgtacatatcaaaagagtaagacaaaagaacaagacttggaagtgcccaagaactagatggtggaatctaaaagaagaaaaacaagccattttcaaagagaaggtaatcacccaatgtgtgtgggatagagagggggaagctagccaaatgtgggattccatggctagttgtatccgaaaagtagcaaaagaggtattaggagagtccaagggctttgccccacaccaaaaggaatcttggtggtggaatgaggaggtacaaacaaaggtgaaggctaagaaggaatgttgtaaagccttatacaaggagaggaccgatgaaaatggtgaaaggtatagaaaagcgaagcaagaggcgaagaaagctgtcagagaagctaagttagcggcttacgacgatatgtataaacgactagataccaaagaaggagagttggatatctataaactagctagagcaagggaaaagaagacaagggacctaaaccaagtgaggtgcatcaaggatgaggatggaaatgttcttgctacagagaacgcggttaaagacagatggagaggttattttc tgcttctttag
- the LOC126634262 gene encoding FCS-Like Zinc finger 17-like, with product MVSKFKRPCNLIEPAAHKLGISDKTSHTSSVAVGLGILVQISQRNKSNIIEKSALRLSQSTTCSSLEKFSCFLKTCHLCNKGLSLDEEVYMYRGDLGFCSIECRNRQIVIDDRRELEASTKQMLKSYRRDPYRCSTPKSSNTNTSRRGAASRNTNVFEDAHLQQEKTTHHRKIFAL from the exons ATGGTTTCCAAGTTCAAGAGACCCTGCAACTTGATTGAGCCAGCTGCCCATAAGCTGGGCATCAGTGATAAAACCAGCCATACCAGCTCAGTGGCTGTTGGGTTGGGAATCCTTGTACAGATCTCACAAAGAAATAAGTCAAATATCATTGAGAAATCTGCTTTAAGACTGAGCCAATCCACAACTTGCAGCTCCCTTGAGAAATTCTCTTGCTTTCTTAAAACATGTCATTTATGCAACAAGGGATTAAGCCTTGATGAAGAGGTCTACATGTACAG AGGTGATCTAGGTTTTTGCAGTATAGAGTGCAGGAACAGGCAGATTGTTATTGATGACAGGAGAGAATTAGAGGCTTCTACCAAGCAAATGCTAAAATCTTACAGGCGTGACCCTTATCGTTGCAGCACTCCTAAGAGTAGTAATACTAACACTAGTAGGCGTGGCGCGGCCTCTCGCAACACTAATGTCTTCGAAGATGCACATCTACAACAAGAGAAAACCACACATCACAGAAAGATATTTGCACTTTAG
- the LOC126583381 gene encoding uncharacterized protein LOC126583381 — MWWGSASFILDKQDEERNAAALASKPESLNLSPPPPSSSMADALQSPNPKISAYYQTRAAHHGVVTSDWLAQAQAAVGRNPDEQGPITAEVEAKPGSNSGKPFSVIEEFNSWRKQPDLAEAVAAIRALASVIRSSEATTMMELEIELKKASESLKSWDTTSISLTAGCDLFIRYVTRTSALEYEDFNSAKSRLIERAEKFGEISMKARRIIAVLSQDFIFDGCTILVHGFSRVVLEVLKTAAQSNKLFRVFCTEGRPDRTGLRLSNELAKLDVPVKLLIDSAAAYTMDEVDMVFVGADGVVESGGIINMMGTFQIALVAHSMNKPVYVAAESYKFARLYPLDQKDMAPALRPIDFGVPIPSKVEVEKSARDYTPPQYLTLLFTDLGVLTPSVVSDELIQLYL; from the exons ATGTGGTGGGGATCAGCCTCTTTCATTCTCGACAAGCAGGACGAGGAGCGAAACGCCGCCGCCTTAGCCTCCAAACCTGAGTCCCTTAATCTCTCCCCGCCACCGCCGTCATCATCCATGGCCGACGCTCTGCAAAGCCCTAACCCTAAGATTTCGGCCTATTACCAGACGCGGGCGGCCCACCACGGCGTCGTCACAAGCGACTGGCTGGCCCAGGCCCAGGCCGCCGTCGGCAGAAACCCCGACGAGCAAGGGCCAATCACCGCTGAGGTTGAAGCTAAGCCAGGGTCTAATTCCGGCAAGCCCTTCAGCGTCATCGAGGAGTTCAATAGCTGGCGAAAGCAGCCCGATTTGGCGGAGGCCGTGGCGGCGATTCGGGCCTTGGCGTCTGTGATTCGGTCCAGTGAGGCCACCACTATGATGGAGCTCGAAATTGAGCTCAAGAAGGCCTCCGAGTCTTTGAAA TCATGGGACACGACCTCTATTTCTTTGACGGCTGGATGTGACCTGTTCATTCGGTATGTTACTCGAACTTCAGCTTTAGAGTACGAGGACTTCAACTCAGCCAAGTCTCGTTTAATTGAACGGGCAGAGAAGTTTGGGGAGATATCGATGAAG GCCCGCAGAATCATTGCTGTGCTTAGTCAAGACTTTATATTTGATGGTTGCACCATCTTGGTTCATGGTTTCTCTAGAGTTGTTCTAGAAGTATTAAAAACTGCGGCACAGAGCAACAAACTCTTTCGAGTTTTCTGCACAG AGGGAAGACCAGACAGGACAGGATTACGATTATCGAATGAGCTGGCCAAGCTTGATGTTCCCGTGAAGCTTCTAATAGACTCTGCAGCAGCATATACCATGGATGAGGTTGACATGGTGTTTGTCGGGGCAGATGGAGTGGTTGAAAGTGGAGGTATCATCAATATGATGGGAACATTTCAAATTGCCTTAGTGGCACACAGCATGAACAAACCGGTTTATGTGGCTGCTGAAAGCTACAAG TTTGCTCGCCTTTATCCATTGGACCAGAAAGACATGGCCCCTGCATTACGTCCCATAGATTTTGGGGTACCCATCCCATCCAAGGTTGAAGTTGAAAAGTCTGCCCGTGATTATACTCCTCCGCAATATCTTACTCTGCTTTTCACGGATCTGGGCGTGCTAACTCCTTCAGTGGTCAGCGATGAGCTTATTCAGCTATACTTGTGA